The proteins below are encoded in one region of Aeromonas jandaei:
- a CDS encoding TatD family hydrolase, giving the protein MQLTDTHCHLDFPDFDEDREALLARCQASGVTEYIIPAIAETNWHRVMALANQHTGVCYGLGVHPWHAGEQEEGVIDRLQELVSSRPEGLVAIGECGLDLRSHVPQAGQFELFEAQIKLAVDFELPLIVHSVRANDTVAKLLRRFKPVRGGVIHAFSGSLQQAEAFWQLGFYLGVGGVISYERANKTREVFRAMPLESLVLETDAPDMPLQGRQGERNTPEALPEIAAILMGIREEPAEYVSIMLIDNAERLFRHRKRQ; this is encoded by the coding sequence ATGCAGCTGACAGATACCCATTGCCACCTCGATTTTCCTGACTTTGACGAGGACAGGGAGGCATTGCTGGCTCGTTGCCAGGCATCCGGGGTGACGGAGTATATCATTCCTGCTATTGCCGAGACCAACTGGCACCGTGTGATGGCGCTGGCCAACCAGCACACAGGCGTGTGTTATGGCCTGGGTGTTCATCCCTGGCACGCCGGTGAACAAGAGGAGGGGGTAATAGATCGGCTGCAGGAGCTGGTATCGAGCCGTCCCGAGGGGCTGGTAGCCATCGGTGAGTGCGGACTGGATCTGCGCTCCCATGTACCTCAGGCGGGGCAGTTCGAACTGTTCGAGGCGCAGATCAAGCTGGCAGTCGATTTCGAGCTGCCATTGATAGTTCATTCGGTACGGGCCAATGACACTGTGGCCAAGCTGCTGCGTCGCTTCAAACCGGTTCGCGGTGGCGTGATCCACGCCTTCAGCGGTTCGCTGCAACAAGCAGAGGCGTTCTGGCAGTTGGGCTTTTATCTTGGTGTCGGCGGGGTCATCAGCTATGAGCGGGCCAACAAAACCCGTGAGGTATTTCGGGCCATGCCGCTTGAATCGCTGGTGCTGGAAACCGATGCACCGGATATGCCGCTACAGGGGCGGCAAGGAGAGCGAAATACACCGGAAGCGCTGCCGGAAATTGCGGCGATATTGATGGGGATACGAGAAGAACCCGCAGAATATGTTTCAATCATGTTAATTGATAATGCCGAGCGACTTTTCCGGCATCGCAAAAGACAATGA
- a CDS encoding NupC/NupG family nucleoside CNT transporter has protein sequence MNLFMGLVGMATLVLIAVLFSSNRKAINVRTVAGAFAIQAGLGAFVLYVPVGRDILVGVSDAVSSVISYGQNGIEFLFGGLVSNKMFEVFGGGGFIFAFRVLPVIIFFSSLIAVLYYLGIMQMVIKLLGGGLQKVLGTSRTESLSATANIFVGQTEAPLVVRPYISKMTDSELFAVMCGGLASVAGSVLAGYASMGVKMEYLIAASFMAAPGGLLFAKLLVPETETPNYDESSADAELDDKPANVIDAAAAGASAGMQLALNVGAMLLAFIGLIAMINGIFSGVGGWFGYPQLSLELLLGWIFSPLAFLIGVPWSEAIVAGSFIGQKLVVNEFVAYLNFAPYLKNEVLINGVAMSDHTKAIISFALCGFANLSSVAILLGGLGSMAPNRRGTIAKFGLKAVLAGSLSNLMSATIAGFFLALSGM, from the coding sequence ATGAATTTGTTCATGGGTCTGGTAGGGATGGCGACGCTCGTCCTTATCGCGGTGCTGTTCTCCAGCAATCGCAAGGCAATCAACGTCCGTACCGTAGCCGGTGCGTTTGCAATTCAAGCTGGTCTGGGTGCGTTTGTACTCTATGTACCGGTAGGGCGCGATATTCTGGTCGGTGTATCCGATGCAGTCTCCAGCGTCATCAGCTATGGCCAGAATGGTATCGAATTCCTGTTCGGTGGTCTGGTCAGCAACAAGATGTTTGAAGTGTTCGGTGGCGGCGGCTTTATCTTTGCCTTCCGTGTTCTGCCGGTCATCATCTTCTTCTCTTCCCTGATCGCTGTGCTCTACTACTTGGGCATCATGCAGATGGTCATCAAGTTGCTGGGTGGTGGTCTGCAGAAAGTGCTGGGCACTTCCCGTACCGAATCCCTCTCTGCGACTGCCAACATCTTCGTAGGTCAGACTGAAGCCCCGCTGGTGGTTCGTCCCTACATCTCCAAGATGACTGACTCCGAGCTGTTCGCGGTCATGTGTGGTGGTCTGGCATCTGTTGCCGGTTCCGTTCTGGCTGGCTACGCCTCCATGGGCGTCAAGATGGAGTACCTGATCGCAGCCTCCTTCATGGCTGCACCAGGTGGTCTGCTGTTCGCCAAGCTGCTGGTACCGGAAACCGAGACCCCGAACTATGACGAAAGCTCCGCAGATGCCGAGCTGGACGACAAGCCGGCCAACGTGATTGACGCTGCTGCTGCTGGCGCTTCTGCCGGTATGCAACTGGCTTTGAACGTCGGCGCCATGCTGCTGGCCTTCATCGGCCTGATCGCCATGATCAACGGTATCTTCTCCGGTGTGGGTGGCTGGTTCGGTTATCCGCAGCTCTCTCTGGAACTGCTGCTGGGCTGGATCTTCTCCCCGCTGGCTTTCCTGATCGGTGTGCCCTGGAGTGAAGCGATTGTTGCCGGTTCCTTCATCGGTCAGAAACTGGTAGTGAACGAGTTCGTGGCTTATCTGAACTTCGCTCCGTACCTGAAAAACGAGGTGCTGATCAACGGTGTGGCCATGTCCGATCACACCAAGGCGATCATCTCCTTTGCCCTGTGTGGTTTTGCCAACCTCTCCTCTGTTGCCATTCTGCTGGGTGGTCTGGGGTCGATGGCACCGAACCGCCGCGGCACCATTGCGAAATTTGGTCTGAAAGCCGTATTGGCTGGCTCTCTGTCCAACCTGATGTCTGCGACTATCGCAGGCTTCTTCCTGGCACTGTCCGGCATGTAA
- a CDS encoding XapX domain-containing protein: MNEVLLAMVAGFIVGLLFSFLKLPIPAPPVLSGVMGIVGVYLGGLAYSWILTRFFS; encoded by the coding sequence ATGAATGAAGTGCTACTGGCGATGGTGGCCGGCTTTATAGTCGGTTTGTTGTTTTCTTTCCTCAAATTGCCGATCCCGGCACCTCCCGTTTTGTCCGGGGTGATGGGGATTGTCGGGGTCTATCTGGGGGGGCTGGCCTACTCCTGGATCCTGACGCGCTTCTTTTCGTAA
- the deoC gene encoding deoxyribose-phosphate aldolase, translating to MSDLKLAAQRALNLMDLTTLNDDDTDQKVIDLCHKAKSPAGLTAAVCIYPRFIPIARKTLREIGAADVRIATVTNFPHGNDDIEIAVAETRAAVAYGADEVDVVFPYRAFMAGNEQIGFDLVKACKEACGANVLLKVIIETGELKEEALIRRASEICIEAGADFIKTSTGKVPVNATPEAARIMMEVIKAKNPKVGFKPAGGVKDAAVAGQYLAMAEEILGKDWVSARTFRFGASSLLASLLATLGHGDKPANTSGY from the coding sequence ATGAGTGATCTGAAACTGGCCGCCCAGCGCGCCCTGAACCTGATGGACCTGACCACCCTGAACGACGACGATACCGATCAGAAGGTGATCGACCTGTGCCACAAGGCCAAGTCACCGGCCGGTCTGACCGCCGCCGTCTGCATCTACCCCCGTTTCATTCCCATCGCTCGCAAGACCCTGCGTGAGATCGGCGCTGCCGACGTGCGCATTGCGACCGTGACCAACTTCCCGCACGGCAACGACGACATCGAGATCGCCGTGGCCGAGACCCGTGCCGCTGTCGCCTACGGTGCCGACGAAGTGGACGTGGTCTTCCCGTACCGCGCTTTCATGGCTGGCAACGAACAGATCGGTTTTGATCTGGTCAAAGCCTGTAAAGAGGCCTGTGGTGCCAACGTGCTGCTGAAAGTGATCATCGAAACCGGCGAACTGAAAGAAGAGGCGTTGATCCGTCGCGCTTCCGAAATCTGTATCGAGGCCGGTGCCGACTTCATCAAGACCTCCACCGGCAAGGTGCCGGTCAATGCGACCCCGGAAGCGGCGCGCATCATGATGGAAGTGATCAAGGCCAAGAATCCGAAAGTTGGCTTCAAGCCGGCCGGTGGCGTGAAAGACGCCGCCGTGGCGGGTCAGTACCTGGCCATGGCCGAAGAGATCCTCGGCAAGGACTGGGTATCCGCCCGTACCTTCCGCTTTGGTGCATCCAGCCTGCTGGCCAGTCTGCTGGCCACTCTGGGGCATGGCGACAAGCCGGCCAACACCAGCGGTTACTAA
- the deoA gene encoding thymidine phosphorylase — MFLPQEIIRKKRNGEALSTQEIQFFVQGITNNTIGEGQIAALAMAVYFKDMTMDERVALTCAMRDSGMVLTWDHLNLGGPIVDKHSTGGVGDVVSLMLGPMVAACGGFVPMISGRGLGHTGGTLDKLDAIPGYQTSVDNDRFLKVVKEAGVAIIGQTGDLAPADKRIYAVRDITATVESVAMITGSILSKKLASGLEALVMDVKVGSGAFMPTFEASEELAKSIVAVANGAGCRTSALLTDMNQVLASSAGNAVEVREAVRYLTGEYRNPRIHEVTMALCAEMLISAGLASDERDARTKLQAVLDNGKAAEIFGRMVTGLGGPADFMERYDAYLPKAAIVRPVFAANSGFVTAMDTRELGLAVVAMGGGRRAAGDKLDYAVGLTDFIRLGQSVDADKPIAMIHAQTEEQYAQAASMVQAAVRIGGERPEALPEVYRRITLADL, encoded by the coding sequence ATGTTTTTGCCTCAAGAAATTATTCGCAAGAAGCGCAACGGTGAAGCGCTCAGTACCCAAGAGATTCAATTCTTCGTTCAGGGCATTACCAACAACACCATCGGCGAGGGCCAGATTGCGGCGCTGGCGATGGCGGTCTACTTCAAAGATATGACCATGGATGAGCGGGTTGCCCTGACCTGCGCCATGCGCGACTCCGGCATGGTATTGACCTGGGATCACCTCAATCTGGGTGGCCCGATTGTCGACAAGCACTCCACCGGCGGTGTGGGTGACGTTGTCTCCCTGATGCTTGGCCCGATGGTCGCCGCCTGCGGCGGTTTCGTGCCGATGATCTCCGGCCGTGGTCTGGGCCATACCGGCGGTACCCTCGACAAACTGGATGCCATTCCCGGCTACCAGACCTCGGTCGACAACGATCGTTTCCTGAAAGTGGTGAAAGAGGCGGGTGTCGCCATCATCGGCCAGACTGGCGATCTCGCCCCGGCCGACAAGCGTATCTATGCAGTACGTGACATCACTGCCACCGTCGAATCTGTCGCCATGATCACCGGCTCCATCCTCTCCAAGAAGCTCGCCTCCGGGCTCGAAGCGCTGGTGATGGATGTGAAAGTGGGCTCCGGTGCCTTTATGCCGACCTTTGAAGCGTCCGAAGAGCTGGCCAAGAGCATTGTGGCCGTGGCCAACGGTGCCGGTTGCCGCACCTCTGCGCTCTTGACTGACATGAACCAGGTGCTGGCCTCCAGCGCCGGTAACGCGGTGGAAGTGCGTGAAGCGGTGCGCTACCTGACCGGTGAATACCGCAATCCGCGCATCCACGAAGTGACCATGGCGCTGTGCGCCGAAATGCTGATCTCCGCCGGTCTTGCCAGCGACGAGCGCGATGCCCGCACCAAGCTGCAGGCGGTGCTGGATAACGGCAAGGCTGCCGAGATCTTCGGTCGCATGGTGACTGGCCTGGGCGGCCCGGCCGATTTCATGGAGCGTTACGACGCTTACCTGCCCAAGGCCGCCATCGTGCGCCCGGTCTTCGCGGCCAACAGCGGCTTCGTGACCGCCATGGATACCCGCGAACTGGGTCTGGCCGTGGTCGCCATGGGCGGTGGTCGCCGCGCTGCCGGTGACAAACTTGATTATGCGGTTGGTCTGACCGACTTTATCCGCCTGGGTCAGAGCGTCGATGCTGACAAGCCGATCGCCATGATCCACGCTCAGACTGAAGAGCAATATGCTCAGGCTGCCAGCATGGTGCAGGCAGCTGTCCGGATTGGTGGCGAGCGGCCCGAGGCACTGCCTGAAGTGTACCGCCGTATCACCCTGGCTGATTTGTAA
- a CDS encoding phosphopentomutase, with the protein MKRTFILMMDSFGIGAAADADKFGDTGANTLGHIAKACAAGEAQGRGALNLPNLSKLGLGHACEQASGTFPAGLKKDIEVVGAYGYAQELSSGKDTPSGHWEIAGVPVLFEWGYFKDHTNSFPQELLDAIVEKAGLPGYLGNCHASGTQVLDDLGEEHMRTGKPILYTSADSVFQIACHEETYGLEKLYELCHIVRELLEPYNIGRVIARPFVGSGKGNFKRTGNRHDYSVLPPAPTVLDYMKEAGGQVVSIGKIADIYAEQGITKKVKGTGLTELWDRTLEEVKAAGDNTIVFTNFVDFDSSYGHRRDVKGYADALEYFDSRLPELFDLLQDGDVVVLTADHGCDPTWSGTDHTREYIPVLFYGKPVKAGSVGRRETFADIGQSIAAYHGLPKLAYGTSFL; encoded by the coding sequence ATGAAACGTACCTTTATCCTGATGATGGACTCTTTCGGTATCGGCGCTGCCGCCGATGCTGACAAGTTCGGAGACACGGGCGCCAATACCCTTGGCCATATCGCCAAGGCGTGTGCGGCTGGTGAAGCGCAGGGCCGCGGTGCCCTCAATCTGCCGAACCTGAGCAAGCTGGGCCTCGGCCACGCTTGCGAGCAGGCTTCCGGCACCTTCCCGGCAGGTCTTAAGAAAGATATCGAGGTGGTCGGTGCCTACGGCTACGCTCAGGAGCTCTCCTCCGGTAAGGACACGCCGTCCGGTCACTGGGAGATCGCTGGTGTGCCCGTACTGTTCGAGTGGGGCTACTTCAAGGATCACACCAACAGCTTCCCGCAGGAGCTGCTGGACGCCATCGTCGAAAAGGCTGGTCTGCCGGGTTACCTCGGCAACTGCCACGCTTCCGGTACCCAGGTGCTGGATGATCTGGGCGAAGAGCATATGCGGACCGGCAAGCCGATCCTCTACACCTCTGCCGACTCGGTGTTCCAGATCGCCTGCCACGAAGAGACCTACGGCCTCGAGAAGCTCTATGAGCTGTGCCACATCGTACGCGAGCTGCTGGAGCCTTACAACATTGGCCGCGTTATCGCGCGTCCGTTCGTGGGCAGTGGCAAAGGCAACTTCAAGCGTACCGGCAACCGTCACGACTACTCCGTGCTGCCGCCGGCGCCGACCGTGCTGGACTACATGAAAGAAGCGGGTGGCCAGGTGGTTTCCATCGGCAAGATCGCCGACATCTATGCCGAGCAGGGCATCACCAAGAAGGTGAAGGGTACCGGTCTGACCGAGCTGTGGGATCGCACCCTGGAAGAGGTGAAAGCGGCCGGTGACAACACCATCGTTTTCACCAACTTCGTCGACTTCGATTCATCTTACGGTCACCGTCGCGACGTGAAGGGCTACGCCGATGCGCTGGAGTATTTCGACTCCCGCCTGCCGGAGCTGTTCGACCTGCTGCAGGATGGCGACGTGGTGGTGCTGACCGCAGACCACGGTTGTGACCCGACCTGGAGCGGCACCGACCATACCCGCGAGTACATCCCGGTACTGTTCTACGGCAAGCCGGTCAAAGCCGGTTCCGTCGGCCGTCGCGAGACCTTCGCCGATATCGGCCAGAGCATTGCGGCGTACCACGGTCTGCCCAAACTGGCATACGGTACCAGCTTCCTGTAA
- the deoD gene encoding purine-nucleoside phosphorylase, whose protein sequence is MATPHINAKDGAFADTVLMPGDPLRAKYIAETFLENVEQICDVRNMFGFTGTYKGRRISVMGHGMGIPSCSIYAKELITDYGVKTLIRVGSCGAVREDVKLRDVVIGMGACTDSKVNRLRFKDHDFAAIADFDLVANAVQAAKNKGVAVRVGNIFSADLFYTPDPSMFDVMEKYGILGVEMEAAGIYGVAAEYGAKALTICTVSDHIRTGEQTTSEERQLTFNDMIEIALDSVLLGDK, encoded by the coding sequence ATGGCAACTCCTCATATCAATGCGAAAGATGGCGCCTTTGCTGATACCGTGCTGATGCCGGGCGACCCCCTGCGCGCCAAGTACATCGCCGAGACTTTCCTGGAGAACGTCGAGCAGATCTGCGACGTGCGCAACATGTTCGGCTTTACCGGTACCTACAAGGGCCGTCGTATCTCCGTAATGGGCCACGGCATGGGTATCCCCTCCTGCTCCATCTACGCCAAAGAGCTGATCACCGATTACGGTGTGAAGACCCTGATCCGCGTCGGCTCCTGCGGTGCCGTGCGTGAAGATGTGAAACTGCGTGACGTGGTAATCGGTATGGGTGCCTGTACCGACTCCAAAGTAAACCGTCTGCGCTTCAAGGATCACGACTTCGCAGCCATCGCTGACTTCGACCTGGTTGCCAATGCCGTACAGGCCGCCAAGAACAAGGGCGTTGCCGTGCGTGTGGGCAACATCTTCTCCGCCGACCTGTTCTACACTCCGGATCCCTCCATGTTCGACGTCATGGAAAAATACGGCATCCTGGGTGTCGAGATGGAAGCCGCCGGTATCTACGGCGTAGCCGCAGAGTACGGTGCCAAGGCACTGACCATCTGCACCGTCTCCGACCATATCCGTACCGGTGAGCAGACCACCTCTGAAGAGCGTCAGCTGACCTTCAACGACATGATCGAAATCGCACTGGATTCCGTCCTGCTGGGCGACAAGTAA
- a CDS encoding AhpA/YtjB family protein — translation MQRHLPIKRVLSLVAGLLLGCWVLVVLLHMQGESQAALHSEARNRAQALVAYAARDMKRWIKEDNSSELERLARDLATEPEILDVTLYDGRGIPLAQSEQAVPLESLLPIGSDNKSMPEQGKGRIQFVQEIQDGAQTLGYLRITLEEQQMLADKDTRLKVTQEKQRLMLLVALLAGVLISYGIRRNYMRVRKHKKKSAPPSPPPEN, via the coding sequence TTGCAGCGTCATCTTCCCATCAAACGTGTGCTCAGTCTGGTAGCCGGCCTGCTGCTCGGCTGCTGGGTACTGGTTGTGCTACTCCATATGCAGGGAGAGAGCCAGGCCGCCCTGCACAGCGAAGCGCGCAACCGCGCCCAGGCGCTGGTCGCCTATGCCGCCCGCGACATGAAGCGCTGGATCAAGGAGGACAACAGCAGCGAGCTGGAGCGACTGGCACGGGATCTGGCGACCGAGCCGGAGATCCTCGATGTCACCCTCTATGATGGACGCGGCATCCCGCTCGCCCAGTCGGAACAGGCCGTACCGCTGGAGAGCCTGCTCCCCATCGGCAGCGACAACAAGTCGATGCCGGAGCAGGGCAAGGGACGCATCCAGTTCGTGCAGGAGATCCAGGACGGAGCCCAGACCCTCGGCTATCTGCGCATCACGCTGGAAGAGCAGCAGATGCTGGCGGACAAAGATACCCGGCTGAAAGTGACACAGGAGAAACAGCGGCTGATGCTGCTGGTCGCCCTGCTGGCCGGCGTACTTATCTCCTACGGCATTCGCCGCAACTACATGCGGGTGCGCAAGCACAAGAAAAAGAGTGCGCCCCCCTCTCCGCCACCGGAAAACTGA
- the serB gene encoding phosphoserine phosphatase SerB — MLLSRLPTSLSEWPAHLLSSPWWQLTPDALQPTGTPLAAGWLVLFGKALGPASLEELAPLLAEHGVAATLYPATEVAGCPLLLLGTDRFSPELVVALKEREWESDLCHLPALPTLSEPGLLVMDMDSTAIRIECIDEIARLAGVGDQVAAVTAAAMQGKLEFADSLRNRVALLEGAPVAILDEVAAWMPWMPGLQLMVDTLKQAGWRVAIASGGFTRFAGQLQRELGLDAIFANELAVEGGLLTGKVSGRIVDASVKAEVLQQLAAEYAIAPSQTVAIGDGANDLKMMAVAGLGIAIHAKPLVRAQAAATLNHHDLEGVLCLLSARACSERRWDRP, encoded by the coding sequence ATGTTGTTGTCCCGGCTCCCCACCTCCTTATCCGAATGGCCCGCCCACCTATTATCTTCTCCCTGGTGGCAGCTGACCCCGGATGCCCTGCAACCGACCGGGACGCCCCTTGCGGCTGGCTGGCTGGTGCTGTTTGGCAAGGCGCTGGGGCCGGCCTCTCTGGAAGAGCTGGCGCCCTTGTTGGCTGAGCACGGGGTGGCGGCGACCCTCTATCCGGCGACCGAGGTAGCGGGTTGCCCGTTGCTGCTGCTCGGTACCGACCGCTTCTCGCCCGAGCTGGTGGTCGCGCTCAAGGAGAGGGAGTGGGAGAGCGATCTCTGTCATTTGCCCGCGCTGCCTACCCTGAGTGAGCCCGGCCTGCTGGTGATGGATATGGACTCCACCGCGATCCGCATCGAGTGCATCGACGAGATAGCGCGGCTGGCGGGGGTGGGCGATCAGGTGGCGGCGGTGACCGCGGCCGCCATGCAGGGCAAGCTGGAGTTTGCCGACAGTCTGCGCAATCGGGTGGCGCTGCTTGAGGGGGCGCCCGTCGCCATCCTCGATGAGGTGGCGGCATGGATGCCCTGGATGCCGGGCTTGCAGCTGATGGTCGATACCCTCAAACAGGCGGGGTGGCGTGTGGCAATCGCTTCCGGCGGTTTTACCCGCTTTGCCGGCCAGTTGCAGCGGGAGCTGGGGCTGGATGCCATCTTCGCCAACGAGCTGGCGGTGGAAGGGGGCCTGCTGACCGGCAAGGTGAGCGGGCGTATCGTCGATGCCAGCGTCAAAGCCGAGGTGTTGCAGCAGCTGGCGGCCGAGTATGCCATTGCGCCCTCCCAGACCGTGGCCATCGGCGATGGTGCCAACGATCTCAAAATGATGGCGGTGGCGGGTCTTGGCATTGCCATCCATGCCAAGCCGCTGGTGCGGGCGCAGGCTGCCGCGACCCTCAATCATCATGATCTGGAGGGTGTGCTCTGCCTGCTCTCGGCGCGCGCCTGTAGCGAAAGGCGCTGGGATCGCCCCTGA
- a CDS encoding alpha/beta fold hydrolase, translating to MELLQKSLFVPCGEHQLHVRHIKPGAAVHGEPILMVHGAIENGRIFYTESGKGLACFLARHGFQVYVADLRGRGLSTPAIAEQAEHGQHELITEDLPALHRWIAARHHGFKVHWVAHSWGGVIMASTLVRFPELAEQVASLLFFGTKRGVSVQNPERWLKVDLIWNRLAPWLARRRGFLAARDLKIGADDEPLRYLQETIPWVKCGPWQDPHDGFAYDEAAAQVNWPPLWMISAKADKVLGHPTDVRRFSDEMGSKTRHTRLGRDNGNRLDYDHINMLTAPQAQEDHFPRILDWLLDPQAA from the coding sequence ATGGAATTGTTGCAGAAATCACTCTTTGTACCCTGTGGCGAGCATCAACTGCACGTCCGCCATATCAAGCCGGGGGCGGCCGTTCATGGTGAACCCATCCTGATGGTGCACGGCGCCATCGAGAACGGTCGCATCTTCTATACCGAGTCGGGCAAGGGATTGGCCTGCTTTCTGGCTCGCCACGGTTTTCAGGTCTATGTCGCAGATCTGCGCGGGCGCGGGCTCAGTACCCCCGCCATCGCCGAGCAGGCGGAGCACGGTCAGCATGAACTCATCACCGAGGATCTGCCCGCTCTGCACCGCTGGATTGCCGCGCGCCACCACGGCTTCAAGGTGCACTGGGTGGCTCACTCCTGGGGCGGCGTCATCATGGCCTCCACGCTGGTGCGCTTTCCCGAACTGGCGGAGCAGGTGGCCAGCCTGCTCTTCTTCGGTACCAAGCGCGGGGTGTCGGTGCAAAATCCCGAGCGCTGGTTGAAGGTGGATCTAATCTGGAACCGGCTGGCCCCCTGGCTGGCACGTCGCCGTGGTTTTCTGGCCGCCCGGGATCTCAAGATTGGTGCCGATGACGAGCCGCTGCGCTACCTGCAGGAGACCATCCCCTGGGTCAAGTGCGGCCCCTGGCAGGATCCGCACGACGGTTTTGCCTATGATGAGGCAGCAGCCCAGGTCAACTGGCCGCCGCTCTGGATGATCTCGGCCAAGGCGGACAAGGTGCTGGGCCACCCCACCGACGTGCGCCGTTTCAGCGACGAGATGGGCTCAAAGACCCGTCATACCCGGCTTGGCCGGGACAATGGCAACCGGCTCGATTACGACCATATCAATATGCTGACCGCGCCGCAGGCGCAGGAGGATCACTTCCCCCGGATCCTCGACTGGCTGCTGGATCCGCAGGCCGCGTGA